One window of Cucurbita pepo subsp. pepo cultivar mu-cu-16 chromosome LG19, ASM280686v2, whole genome shotgun sequence genomic DNA carries:
- the LOC111781623 gene encoding transcription factor bHLH140-like, with product MDYTFPASNPSSCGSSSGGATTGATRREKLKKNNSGSCGGKRSKGVVKLSTDPQSVAARERRHRISDRFKILQSLVPGGTKMDTVSMLDEAIHYVKFLKTQIWLHQTMINFVDYDDSSNSTVATAAAVNCGFHLDQIAGGEFHNNHTNSFVYSQNDVVKMEEPPNLLPQLDPNPLYFPSGQDQYMCSSYDAYMNF from the coding sequence ATGGATTACACCTTTCCGGCGAGCAACCCCAGCTCGTGTGGGTCATCCTCCGGCGGCGCCACCACCGGAGCAACCAGAAGGGAAAAGCTGAAGAAAAACAATAGCGGTAGCTGCGGAGGGAAGAGGAGCAAAGGCGTGGTGAAGCTGTCCACTGACCCACAAAGCGTGGCGGCGAGAGAAAGACGGCATAGAATCAGCGACCGGTTCAAGATTTTGCAGAGCTTAGTTCCGGGCGGCACCAAAATGGACACTGTTTCAATGCTGGATGAAGCCATTCATTACGTAAAGTTCTTGAAAACCCAGATTTGGCTTCATCAAACCATGATTAATTTCGTTGATTATGATGACTCTTCCAATTCCACCgtcgccaccgccgccgccgtgaATTGTGGCTTCCATTTGGACCAAATTGCTGGCGGCGAGTTCCATAACAACCACACAAATAGTTTTGTGTACTCCCAAAACGACGTCGTCAAAATGGAGGAGCCCCCTAATTTGTTGCCTCAGCTCGATCCCAACCCCCTTTATTTTCCTTCCGGACAAGACCAATACATGTGCTCTTCTTATGATGCTTACATGAACTTCTag